Proteins from one Candidatus Neptunochlamydia vexilliferae genomic window:
- a CDS encoding Rpn family recombination-promoting nuclease/putative transposase produces MEAINPRVDIAFKKIFGIEENKDLLISLINSIVGEEDQVVDITLLNPYNQKNFKSDKLSVLDIKAKGSTGKRFNIEIQITDEGDYDKRALYYWARLYTEQLETAQDYSTLEKVIGIHILNFTSIPKAEKYHNVFHITEKETNFHFFKDLELHTIELKKFTDSLSKELEGMIPKIQNSLDMWSAFLTRNNLLKVDKLPKPLDTPELKKALNVLNVMNFNSEEREAYENHLKWLRIETNTLKKAEEKGVKKGIQQGIKQGLKQGIEQGLKQGMDQGLELGTEQGIAKGKREVALALLKQSLSIGQISEATGLSEEEIDQLSDPVLSRD; encoded by the coding sequence ATGGAAGCGATCAATCCCCGCGTCGACATTGCCTTCAAAAAAATATTTGGCATCGAAGAAAATAAAGACCTACTTATTTCTCTGATTAACTCGATTGTGGGAGAAGAAGATCAGGTTGTTGATATCACTCTGTTAAACCCCTATAACCAGAAAAACTTTAAAAGTGACAAGCTGTCGGTTTTAGATATCAAAGCCAAGGGCAGCACGGGTAAAAGGTTTAATATCGAGATCCAAATTACAGATGAGGGTGACTATGATAAAAGGGCTCTCTATTACTGGGCAAGGCTCTACACCGAACAGCTAGAAACAGCTCAAGACTATTCCACCTTGGAAAAAGTGATTGGGATCCACATCCTCAACTTTACCTCAATTCCCAAAGCAGAAAAATACCATAACGTCTTCCACATTACCGAAAAAGAGACAAACTTCCATTTTTTTAAAGACCTCGAACTCCACACAATTGAGCTTAAAAAATTCACCGACTCATTAAGCAAAGAGCTCGAAGGTATGATTCCGAAAATCCAAAATTCTCTAGACATGTGGTCGGCATTTCTTACCCGGAACAATCTTCTCAAAGTAGACAAACTTCCGAAGCCTCTAGATACTCCTGAGCTTAAAAAAGCCTTGAACGTTTTAAATGTCATGAACTTTAACTCTGAGGAAAGAGAGGCCTATGAAAACCATCTCAAGTGGCTCCGCATCGAGACAAATACACTAAAAAAAGCTGAGGAAAAAGGGGTCAAAAAAGGTATTCAACAAGGAATAAAGCAAGGACTTAAACAAGGCATAGAACAAGGACTTAAGCAAGGCATGGATCAGGGGCTTGAACTAGGGACAGAGCAAGGCATTGCAAAAGGGAAAAGAGAAGTCGCCTTGGCACTCCTTAAACAAAGCCTTTCGATCGGTCAAATCTCCGAAGCAACCGGACTATCAGAGGAAGAGATCGACCAGCTTTCTGACCCCGTTTTATCAAGGGATTAG
- a CDS encoding Rpn family recombination-promoting nuclease/putative transposase — protein sequence MIDLLDIKIDVVFKDFFGDKSSKEILESFINAVLGLEGDDRIEVEEFLDPRKMRVEVRKPSAFVDLSVKTRRGERYIIEMQTYNHDGFDKRLLYYLGKDYTEQIEYHYHQPISSKNSNDKKAKKMIGWADLPKVHILAIIDFHRSQGEKNGILNHHEVVETYRFKPEISASNEHIFDHWKATIVDLKKFKSKPVNKLKTDKEIWIHILNNAPFLKEEERELLKKDPIFQRALERLEMLSADPKTRKAYEASINDQRDHLAVIEAAERKAHKEGEANKALEIAQTLLKQGLPVNQISEATGLSSEEIESLR from the coding sequence ATGATAGACTTGTTAGATATCAAAATTGACGTCGTGTTCAAGGACTTTTTTGGTGACAAAAGTAGCAAAGAGATTCTAGAAAGCTTTATTAATGCTGTTTTAGGCCTTGAAGGAGATGACCGCATAGAAGTTGAGGAGTTCCTTGACCCTAGAAAGATGCGTGTCGAAGTAAGAAAGCCTTCGGCCTTTGTTGACCTATCGGTTAAAACCAGAAGAGGAGAGCGCTATATTATTGAAATGCAAACCTATAATCACGATGGGTTTGACAAAAGGCTTCTCTATTACTTAGGTAAAGACTACACCGAGCAAATAGAGTACCACTACCACCAACCCATTTCTTCAAAGAACTCAAACGACAAAAAGGCTAAGAAAATGATTGGTTGGGCCGACCTTCCAAAAGTCCACATCCTAGCAATTATAGATTTCCATCGTAGCCAGGGAGAGAAGAATGGAATCTTAAATCATCATGAAGTCGTAGAAACCTATCGGTTTAAACCCGAGATCTCCGCTTCTAACGAGCACATCTTTGATCATTGGAAAGCAACTATCGTTGATCTTAAGAAATTTAAGTCAAAGCCCGTTAATAAACTCAAGACGGATAAAGAGATATGGATCCATATTCTAAACAATGCACCCTTTCTTAAAGAAGAAGAAAGAGAGCTTCTAAAGAAGGATCCTATTTTCCAAAGAGCTTTAGAGCGGCTCGAGATGCTTTCTGCAGACCCGAAAACACGTAAAGCTTATGAAGCAAGCATTAATGACCAAAGAGATCACTTAGCGGTTATAGAAGCTGCAGAAAGAAAAGCTCATAAAGAAGGTGAAGCCAATAAAGCTTTAGAAATCGCCCAAACTTTGCTTAAGCAGGGCCTTCCAGTCAATCAAATTTCTGAAGCAACCGGACTTTCAAGCGAAGAGATTGAATCCCTCCGCTAG
- a CDS encoding DUF294 nucleotidyltransferase-like domain-containing protein — translation MASSSNQLGKTPIGNHSLEFYNIKGKVVAHLYTQTSKPKTCILEGLETTHRYSYETLTGKAKETIDTFLRSHDISLKTWNLSPIKEKKRSSLFFGKKLAEIRIGREKNSVKYKQLDHLIELIERSDGKNKEELLKGANQLYMNLLNQEEIPQKEQGLEKISKKYQTIVDQLTTSPPEVGELLKLQDELQQVPANHRSSFYTTLSEQIEALTIVALTDQATLPEKQTTFSLGEKDYQVVPTRGEGACALHALLGTESGGIYRFPGESTTSSSRAKTSFTNHFKEALKKRDPHTIALFIGLIQSHLTSTDPSSQMLFNDSQPGKALVEEAKRLSVPYITEREKIKKEEALLWLQEIEQSQDILSHLFSEVEKITDPTSFYYRKSEEELALIFKKEPLRLLSRINEERPLYLSILRNDAKKAIETLQLAKEDLLRKESAQKKGWILSEKMVDHYIETVNHPPFYLNTQEIELAAHLFQKKVLIVKSEGGNIVPATSPINNQLSTPPIIIHHQGAHFSRCLPTNILFSSDQKLSPIFQTLTQERSSTPPLNRSTPPIPVLPKKPEKEKLEPPPCPLNLALLKQTEERVAKNEREQSLKDFRLLLFQVNNGTTSQAFDRLYALSLFFLSYLPKGLFEQLLGAQKMIPRLLKYTPSKGKEQLALATLCGQRYREWAAPLKGDAKINESILAMEYYSNAIGLATQYAPEKLKALHKEASKLFIPIIKEKLVDTQLYKERLAQCEQNAHPEDFEKILNEIQRLRAFQCDGGDYLLKLYQQAQEVLIKVRDNRADSFSHLAHPIGAGLTPTPLPQNPTYITERYRTALDEYRKTFPTQNGSSIRNLQKKQTEDFITFLNTHILKDTFAILGPPPPGYALMAMGSIAREEVRPYSDLEWMILIKEKSHFDYFQTLDRLINLQLTSLGEPRIGTKNPFTALQCPSGLHLDHGSHSTDYIRKPKEMANQTGLKTEEDPASLSHTLLRTRYLDTDSPELISKYKKKVQKILDTPAGSKTVRQWRALLLIKERITDYKKVWKQEVTETVISKQIQELGICQSQRPRFSSLEGDAGASKNQFSNLSGSNLKEQYIKPLFLLIGDLALYFGIDKTNTLDILDGFKNRKIFDPLTRSLLRESVEMLYTIHVDLQPLKDHETLLSRTYFLLLEPLYTYLEKVLEGALQKSNKSDPKEVKKTQLAPLEKSLINLSLPQLTFNQILSLASNPLEATAPLETFVTCMAQKVSEEKRHLYWYKKLSQFTTSEPLRSLYLKTLLQQKKTDLYNLLAPIPNREGTRQSVLIEEQAFYKSLTRLTQKTKSAATITSPTLGTRYIKETLFDDLFDSSDNISDDYPGEETTEGYRSAHNVCHLKKEELDLHIKQKPYHPLMEYAIYNLTSRLSGEGPPPTELAKITKGNNTYPVLISKTVPGINLQKALTKKTLPLDGKHHTWNLLLSILTRPADGRAPNYIYNRGKITSIDNDIAFAIPILKGEKSSEAWKRKLDFMLGRLPEKDVGKPMPHDTVRFCSILFTINPGFKLKQDVIKDFCNLKPNLILEGWIKNLEAKEKEYCALFNEKTLEKLFKENALRTFTPTLLFRKGEMATLCAQFDYLQRFLKSSLNVKRKVTANRLLDSLINLRAKDYSTQNIGKYLSNAYKNRGKTAENRLEKAVGRTVRQSSTSIGAQYSCYGKELTYKEIKKGLLSISKAKEEFLLYSTFKTARAIKEGIEVDFINLVGDDERERILTSSLKLNLLKNYSSLHIQGCTTLNTPTLLPFLHRNIKILDLSGSGIVFFKEIGDKTPSIEELNLSCCLNLLSLEIPGKEATAFKPETPPSQINLPNLKKLNLSYCHQLATIRLNAPKLETLSLRNSAISNFSGFGNTLPHLRKLNLSFCSKLRSIEIPGLATSLPVRLPKLKSLNVSQCRQLTTIRLKASSLYSFKNTYTPALKNIHIDLKNYDYARLNHSLLKAQGLKRSIAQNKKDIARLLSNQDLQTLDLSFCVINNKWAEIIAQLITKSKALKEVKLRYSKLSEKAIAGLLDATKNSSTLINLDLTGNKVPIELDQAIYECLRKNQVSLHRHTAPQLPKIAFGPEEWEKYIGYVDKTVPLPSNIESILNSDCPIWRGKKTKDTHLLTFIPQKINGKPLTINSFQDLIESKNLDDKAAAYRYYYVKLKEDLGNQKVPYPYWIMMSYDVIPNSRGKDYTAQEAMVKMLSKKTEQPYDLPKTLEATIVALTNYIRSKTMLYADKPRTYTRCQEMLSDEYGAKVGGFSSGGLGLGINFWEPDSIGVGVVRKFSQGSG, via the coding sequence ATGGCATCCTCTTCCAACCAACTCGGAAAGACCCCAATCGGAAACCACTCTCTCGAGTTCTACAATATCAAGGGGAAGGTCGTTGCCCACCTCTATACTCAGACCTCTAAGCCAAAAACCTGTATTCTCGAGGGGTTAGAAACCACCCACCGCTACAGCTATGAGACATTGACCGGAAAGGCAAAAGAAACAATAGACACCTTCTTACGAAGCCACGATATTTCTTTAAAAACATGGAACCTTTCACCGATCAAAGAAAAAAAGAGGTCTTCTCTCTTTTTTGGGAAAAAGCTTGCTGAGATCCGGATCGGTAGAGAAAAAAACAGTGTCAAGTACAAGCAGCTCGATCATTTGATCGAGCTTATCGAACGCTCGGATGGAAAAAATAAAGAAGAGCTCCTCAAGGGGGCAAATCAGCTCTACATGAACCTTCTCAACCAAGAAGAGATTCCACAAAAAGAGCAGGGATTAGAAAAGATCTCGAAAAAATACCAAACAATCGTCGATCAACTTACAACCTCCCCACCCGAAGTAGGTGAACTTCTAAAACTGCAAGATGAACTCCAGCAGGTTCCTGCAAATCACCGCTCCTCATTTTACACCACATTGAGTGAGCAAATCGAAGCATTAACCATCGTTGCCCTGACAGACCAAGCCACTTTACCAGAAAAGCAGACTACTTTTAGCTTGGGAGAAAAGGACTATCAAGTGGTCCCCACCCGTGGAGAGGGCGCTTGCGCCCTCCACGCCCTCCTTGGAACTGAAAGTGGAGGAATCTACCGCTTTCCCGGTGAAAGCACCACCTCCTCTAGCCGAGCAAAAACCTCCTTTACCAACCATTTTAAAGAGGCTCTTAAAAAACGAGATCCCCACACGATAGCCCTATTTATCGGCCTAATCCAGTCTCACCTCACCTCAACTGATCCCTCCTCCCAGATGCTTTTTAATGACAGTCAACCGGGGAAGGCCCTGGTAGAAGAGGCGAAAAGACTCTCAGTCCCTTACATCACTGAGAGAGAAAAGATCAAAAAAGAGGAAGCTCTCCTCTGGCTCCAAGAAATAGAACAGTCCCAGGACATCCTATCCCACCTCTTCTCTGAGGTAGAAAAAATTACAGATCCCACCAGCTTCTACTACCGAAAGTCGGAAGAGGAGCTCGCGCTAATCTTCAAGAAAGAGCCCCTCCGCCTCCTCAGTCGGATCAATGAGGAGAGACCCCTTTACCTTAGCATTCTTCGAAATGATGCAAAAAAGGCAATTGAAACCCTCCAACTCGCTAAGGAAGATCTCCTCAGAAAAGAGAGCGCCCAAAAAAAGGGCTGGATCCTATCAGAAAAGATGGTGGACCACTATATCGAAACGGTTAACCACCCCCCTTTCTATCTCAACACCCAAGAGATCGAGCTTGCCGCCCACCTCTTTCAAAAAAAAGTCCTCATTGTCAAGTCTGAAGGAGGAAATATCGTTCCCGCTACTTCCCCCATTAATAACCAGCTCTCCACCCCACCAATCATCATCCACCACCAAGGAGCCCACTTCTCCCGATGTCTCCCCACCAACATACTCTTCTCATCAGACCAAAAACTCTCACCAATCTTTCAAACACTGACCCAAGAAAGAAGTTCCACACCTCCTCTAAACAGGTCAACACCACCGATCCCTGTCTTACCAAAGAAGCCAGAAAAAGAGAAACTTGAACCTCCCCCCTGCCCGCTTAACCTCGCACTCCTTAAACAAACAGAGGAAAGGGTTGCAAAAAACGAAAGAGAGCAAAGCCTCAAGGACTTCCGCCTCCTTCTCTTTCAGGTTAACAATGGAACCACCTCTCAAGCCTTCGACCGCCTCTATGCCCTTTCCCTTTTTTTCCTCAGCTACCTTCCTAAAGGACTCTTTGAACAGCTTTTGGGAGCCCAAAAGATGATCCCACGGCTCCTCAAATATACCCCTTCAAAGGGGAAGGAGCAGCTCGCGCTTGCCACCCTCTGTGGTCAACGGTATCGCGAATGGGCAGCTCCCCTCAAGGGAGATGCCAAGATTAACGAGAGCATCCTCGCCATGGAGTACTATAGCAACGCAATTGGACTTGCTACTCAATACGCTCCAGAAAAACTCAAGGCTCTCCACAAAGAAGCCTCCAAGCTCTTCATCCCCATCATCAAAGAGAAGCTTGTCGATACACAACTCTATAAAGAAAGACTTGCTCAGTGCGAACAAAATGCCCACCCCGAAGATTTTGAAAAAATCCTTAACGAGATCCAAAGGCTACGGGCCTTTCAGTGTGATGGAGGTGACTACCTCCTCAAACTCTACCAACAAGCCCAAGAAGTCCTCATCAAAGTGCGAGACAATAGAGCTGACAGTTTCTCCCATCTTGCCCACCCTATTGGAGCAGGTCTAACCCCCACCCCTCTACCCCAAAATCCAACCTACATCACCGAGAGATATCGAACAGCCCTCGATGAGTACCGGAAAACCTTCCCCACCCAGAATGGATCTTCCATACGGAATCTCCAGAAAAAGCAAACCGAAGACTTTATCACATTTTTAAACACCCACATCCTCAAAGACACCTTTGCAATCCTCGGCCCGCCTCCCCCCGGCTATGCCCTCATGGCGATGGGATCCATCGCCCGAGAGGAGGTCCGCCCCTACTCCGATCTCGAATGGATGATCCTCATCAAAGAAAAGAGCCACTTCGATTACTTCCAGACACTCGACCGCCTCATCAATCTCCAGCTCACCTCCCTTGGAGAGCCCCGTATAGGGACGAAAAACCCTTTCACCGCTCTCCAGTGCCCCTCGGGACTCCACCTCGATCATGGAAGCCATTCCACAGACTACATCCGGAAACCAAAAGAAATGGCAAACCAAACCGGACTAAAAACTGAAGAAGATCCAGCAAGTCTTTCTCATACCCTTCTTAGAACCCGTTACCTCGATACAGACAGTCCAGAACTGATTTCCAAATATAAAAAAAAGGTCCAAAAAATCTTAGACACCCCCGCAGGTAGCAAAACAGTCCGCCAATGGCGGGCCCTCTTGCTCATCAAGGAGAGAATCACCGATTACAAAAAAGTATGGAAACAAGAGGTTACAGAGACGGTTATATCCAAGCAAATTCAAGAATTGGGAATTTGCCAAAGCCAGCGCCCCAGGTTTAGCTCCCTCGAAGGAGATGCTGGCGCGAGCAAAAACCAATTCTCGAATTTATCTGGGTCTAACCTCAAAGAGCAATACATCAAGCCCCTCTTTCTCCTCATCGGCGATCTCGCTCTCTACTTTGGGATCGATAAGACAAACACCCTCGACATCTTAGATGGGTTTAAAAATAGAAAAATCTTTGACCCCCTCACCCGCTCTCTTCTAAGGGAAAGTGTCGAAATGCTTTACACGATCCATGTCGACCTCCAACCTCTCAAGGATCATGAAACGCTCCTTTCTCGTACCTACTTTCTCCTCCTTGAGCCCCTCTACACCTATCTCGAAAAGGTTCTTGAAGGAGCGCTTCAAAAAAGCAACAAGTCCGATCCAAAAGAGGTTAAAAAAACTCAGCTTGCTCCCCTCGAAAAAAGTCTTATCAACCTCTCTCTTCCCCAATTGACCTTCAACCAGATCCTCTCCCTTGCATCTAATCCTCTCGAAGCAACAGCCCCACTTGAGACCTTTGTCACCTGCATGGCTCAAAAAGTCTCCGAAGAAAAGCGCCACCTCTATTGGTACAAAAAACTCTCCCAATTCACCACCTCAGAGCCACTCAGAAGCCTTTACCTTAAAACCCTCCTCCAACAGAAAAAAACAGATCTCTATAACCTGCTCGCTCCCATCCCCAACCGCGAGGGAACCCGACAGTCGGTCTTGATCGAGGAGCAGGCGTTCTATAAATCACTCACCCGCCTGACGCAAAAAACAAAATCAGCCGCTACCATCACCAGCCCCACGCTCGGAACCCGCTACATCAAAGAGACCCTCTTCGATGACCTCTTCGATTCCTCTGACAATATCAGCGATGACTATCCCGGAGAAGAGACAACAGAGGGGTATAGAAGTGCCCACAATGTCTGCCACCTCAAAAAAGAAGAGCTCGACCTCCACATCAAACAAAAACCCTACCACCCCCTTATGGAATATGCGATTTATAACCTCACCTCCCGCCTTTCAGGAGAGGGCCCCCCTCCTACCGAACTTGCAAAAATTACCAAAGGAAACAACACCTACCCCGTCCTTATTTCCAAGACTGTCCCCGGTATCAACCTTCAAAAGGCCTTAACAAAAAAAACACTTCCCCTAGATGGGAAACACCATACATGGAATCTCCTCCTATCGATTCTCACCCGTCCTGCCGACGGACGAGCACCCAACTATATCTATAACCGGGGGAAAATCACCTCTATCGACAACGATATCGCCTTTGCGATCCCTATACTTAAGGGAGAAAAAAGCTCAGAGGCTTGGAAAAGAAAGCTCGACTTCATGCTTGGAAGGCTTCCTGAAAAAGATGTCGGTAAGCCAATGCCCCATGACACCGTCCGCTTTTGTTCGATCCTCTTTACCATTAATCCTGGCTTTAAACTCAAACAAGATGTTATCAAAGATTTCTGCAATCTCAAACCCAACCTTATCCTTGAAGGCTGGATAAAAAATCTTGAAGCCAAGGAAAAAGAGTACTGCGCCTTATTTAACGAAAAAACCCTTGAAAAACTCTTTAAAGAAAATGCTCTTAGAACCTTCACCCCTACCCTTCTCTTCCGTAAAGGGGAAATGGCCACCCTATGCGCCCAATTCGACTATCTTCAGAGATTTCTTAAAAGCTCTCTTAATGTCAAAAGAAAAGTAACAGCTAACCGACTCCTTGACTCCCTTATTAACCTAAGAGCCAAAGACTACAGTACGCAAAACATTGGGAAATACCTCAGTAATGCCTATAAGAATAGGGGAAAAACGGCTGAAAACCGTCTCGAAAAAGCGGTTGGAAGAACGGTTAGGCAATCCTCCACCTCAATTGGTGCTCAATATTCCTGCTATGGCAAAGAACTCACCTACAAGGAGATTAAAAAAGGACTCCTTTCTATTTCTAAAGCAAAAGAAGAGTTCCTCCTCTATAGCACCTTCAAAACAGCCCGCGCCATCAAAGAAGGGATCGAGGTTGATTTTATAAACCTAGTAGGAGACGATGAAAGAGAGCGTATTCTTACTTCCAGCCTTAAGCTGAACTTGCTTAAAAACTACTCCTCCCTTCATATCCAGGGTTGCACAACCCTCAATACGCCAACCTTACTTCCTTTTCTTCACAGAAACATCAAGATCCTTGATCTAAGCGGCTCTGGCATTGTTTTCTTCAAAGAAATCGGAGACAAGACTCCCTCTATCGAAGAGCTCAATCTCTCCTGCTGCCTTAACCTTCTATCTTTGGAAATCCCAGGGAAAGAAGCTACAGCTTTTAAACCAGAAACTCCCCCTTCACAGATCAACCTTCCCAACCTCAAAAAACTTAATCTCTCATACTGCCATCAACTGGCAACTATTCGTCTTAATGCTCCCAAACTTGAGACACTCAGCCTACGTAACTCTGCAATTTCTAACTTTTCAGGGTTTGGAAATACTCTTCCTCACCTTAGAAAACTTAATCTTAGCTTCTGTAGCAAGCTTCGCTCTATAGAAATCCCTGGTCTAGCAACTTCCCTACCAGTCCGTCTTCCCAAGCTTAAAAGCCTCAATGTCTCTCAATGCCGCCAACTGACAACTATTCGTCTAAAAGCTTCAAGTCTTTATTCATTCAAAAATACCTACACTCCAGCACTCAAAAATATCCATATCGACTTGAAAAATTATGACTATGCAAGACTCAATCATTCTCTCCTCAAAGCCCAAGGACTTAAACGAAGCATAGCGCAAAATAAAAAGGATATTGCACGCCTGTTATCCAACCAAGATCTTCAAACGTTGGACTTAAGCTTTTGTGTAATTAACAATAAGTGGGCTGAAATAATAGCACAGCTTATTACCAAAAGCAAAGCACTAAAAGAGGTTAAACTAAGGTACTCGAAGCTTTCCGAAAAAGCGATTGCAGGTTTGCTCGATGCTACCAAAAATAGTTCAACCCTAATCAACCTTGATCTCACAGGAAATAAAGTACCTATAGAGCTTGATCAAGCAATCTACGAGTGTTTACGCAAAAACCAGGTAAGCTTGCATAGACATACAGCCCCCCAATTACCTAAAATAGCTTTTGGCCCTGAAGAATGGGAGAAATATATTGGATATGTCGATAAAACGGTTCCCTTGCCTTCAAATATCGAAAGTATTCTTAATAGCGACTGCCCAATCTGGAGAGGTAAAAAAACAAAGGATACCCATCTTTTAACTTTTATCCCTCAAAAAATAAATGGCAAGCCGCTTACAATCAATAGTTTTCAAGACCTTATAGAAAGCAAAAACTTAGATGACAAAGCTGCAGCATATAGATATTACTACGTTAAGCTCAAAGAAGATCTCGGTAACCAAAAAGTTCCCTACCCCTACTGGATCATGATGAGCTACGATGTTATTCCAAACAGTCGTGGTAAAGACTATACAGCTCAAGAAGCTATGGTAAAGATGCTCAGCAAAAAAACTGAGCAACCCTATGATCTCCCCAAAACGCTTGAAGCTACGATAGTAGCCTTAACAAATTACATTCGATCTAAAACAATGTTATATGCTGATAAACCTCGAACCTACACCCGGTGCCAGGAGATGCTGAGCGATGAATATGGTGCAAAGGTTGGCGGCTTCTCGTCTGGCGGCCTCGGGCTGGGGATCAACTTTTGGGAGCCTGATAGCATTGGAGTAGGAGTTGTCAGAAAATTTTCACAGGGTAGCGGTTAA